AGTTTATCACTTGCTAACTATACAGTTAATATGACTAGACAAGTTAGGAAGAAGCTTGTGACCTCAAAATCAAGACCCTTATTAAATTCCTTTAAATACAAAATTCCTGTGACTGGTCAAGGTCTGGGGCATTATCAAAGATGTTTTGGTTGTTCAATTTAGCTTTATTCTATCCCCAAAGCTATTTTATCAACCTTCTCTAAAATTTTCTATGGTTGTAATCTCAACAGCAGTTAGGTTCCTAAACATGTTTGGGACCTCATCTATGTTGGACCTTGTCCAACATTGTCCTTGTTCTTATCCACAAAATAactgtattttctgtatttcacagGAAAGGAGACCAGCATATTAACTTAAGTGGGAATTTGGGCACTTCAGCAGGAAGGGTCATGCAGGCATTTCAAAAACATGTGATCTGTGCCTTCATATCAACATGAACATATACATGCAGTTTATCCACAGCTGAATGAATCATCATGTGATATTTAATGTTGTGTTGCTTTAATGTTTTCAGGTGCTGAATCCAGGGTAGAGACAATACTGACGTAGTTCAACACTCACCTTCTCTTGACAGCCTAGTCCAAGGTTTTACAGATAGGCCATACCTATGTTCATCCAgtttcattaatatttctggATGGTTCAGCATATTTGTATTGACCAGGAGAGACTCACAAATTATTCAAGCTGAGAAATGGCTTGCATGTTTTAAATGGTCTTACTTCAGTTGATCTGGTTTTGACAGCAACATTAGGAATTAATAAATGATACTATATGAATGCATTGAAAATATGATTGAGCTTTATTTCAGAGGTAgtattctttctcctccccttgTTTGATCTGTTGGtacatatataatattttttaattcaaatataAGAGCTTGTGACTACCATTTCAGAATTGCTATATATCCCATTCAGAACCAGACTCTGTTGATTCTATGTATCCTGCAGGGCATTAAGGGCACATACTGTCTATATGTCTGCTGTCTCTCATTTACATACAGATTGTTCCcataacttttttaaaattcactaTCAATGATTGGCAATTTCCAGAATTGGTGTTACTATTGGGTCATAATAGACTTAtgcaaatgtctttttttttctgttttgaagacCTTTCTGCCATCCTGAGGAAACTTAGACTAAAGGCAAGAGGAATGAGACTGCATCTGCAGCCACCCTACCCATCACAGCCTACAAAATGGCTTAGCACCTTGATCCTGCTGCCTGCTTATTTATGCAAAGTGTGATTCTAGAGTTTTCTGCATGTAATGAATGGCTTGGAAAATGCAAATTATCTGAAGGAGCTGTGAAAAAGAACCATTAGACTATGCTAGatctgaaaatatttggaattttAGTTGCTTCCTCCCCCGCCCCCCTTTCTCAATTGACTAAGGAAGTGAATCTGAAATTCTTAAACCCCTGCCCACCTGAATTAGTCTCTGCATGCAACTATCCTGTATTTTTTGCTATCATGAAAAACCAGACATCCATCAGTGTCCTGGGAGGGCTGGCTGGGTGTCCTTGCCCTCGGCAGGCACCTGCAGCTTTTCCTCCGGCACTGGATCCAGGTCTGGCACCTTCTGCCCCGCCTTGGCCACGGTGAACCTGCTCATGTGCAGAGCTTCTTCGTACACTGGAGGGGTGTCTGAAGCAGAGAGGGGTGGTGTTCCCTGGGCAGCATTGTGGGAGTGTGCCACGGCTAATATCCTCCTGGCAGCAGGCCCAAACACTGAGTGGAGAGCTGGAAGAGAGGAGACCAAAGCTGTTTGCCTCATCCTGAAAGCATCATGTGGTTAGAGGAGccagaatattttccttttcctgcttcttgAGTCTTCCCTAAAAGGAGTATATGTGTGAAATCCTGCTAGCAGCATCCCACAATTCCTCTCTCCTGAAATGCCACTGAACCCTTATTCCACCCAAACATGTCTCACAGCTGAGTGCCTTAGTTTGCACGTGCAGAGGTCACTTTCCCTCCATCCTGCCATGAACTTCCTGTAACATTCACATTTTCTGGAGAGAGAGACATAATTTTGTCTCAGGATTTCTTGAAGAAgtacagagagaagaagagaaaacagtatttatctctgctcctttgttttccccatgtggaatgtggtatggagattgtttacctgaagtgattgctggattggattctggtgaaggttgtttgggttcaatgCCCAATTGGATCCGGCTGTAGCtcagactctcagcagagagtcagGAGTTAGTAATTAGTTagataggtaagtaagaagtaagtatgtagaatagtatagcctctctttaaatagtatattaatgtaatacattatagttttaataaagcagatccttcagccttctgatctggagccagacatcatcatttcttccctgatcTGATTTTACTATAACTTCCCTCTGTCAGCCTTGGGGTGTCACCAGCTGGGCTTTACGGTGCAGCCCCTCACTTCACAGGGTGTTGAAGTCCCCAGGATGGGGCAAGGCCAACTTACAAGTGATGGTGCTCTGGAGGGTGCTGTCATGGTCAAACGCAATGACGGTGACCTCGTAGGGCTGGGGGCCCGCCTCATCTCCTGTCTGATGGCACTGGAAGCAGCACCTCAGGCAGACAGAGACCAGGCcacacaggagcaggagccccCCGATCACCAGCACCAGCCTGCaatgggaggggacacagagtTAGGACAGAAAGATTTTGTTTACAGGATGCCTCTTAGTGTCTCTGACTGCTTACAGCAGGGTTAACCTCAAAGATAAACTAAGACACCTGGGGCTTTGTCCAGCTGAGTTTGGACAGTATCCAGGGATGCAGATCCATTATTCCCTCCAGGCACCTGTTCAAGTGCTGCACCATCCTCAGGGGAAGCATTTTTTCTCCTATCTAATCAGAATTTTCCTGTCTGCAGTTTGGTCAGCCACCTAATGTGCTTCTACTGAGCACCTCTGAGAACTCtctgtctttattttctctcaAGATCCCCCCTGGTTAGTGGAAAACTGCAATTACTTTATCCCCTTAGcttcctccaggctgaagaaACCTGGTTCTTTTTATTGGCTTTCCAGGGGACTGGCTTCAGTTTGCCAACATCTGTTTTGTATTAGGAGACCAAAGCTAGGTATTCCAGACATCTCGTCATGAGTGacaagcagagaggaaaaattggATCTTGCAATCTTCTGGCATACCTTTATCAATTCAGCCTTCCAGATATTCAACAACTACTATCCTTCTTAATCTCATCCTGGTGGGAATTACTAAGAAATCAGACAGAACTTACTTTAAAAATCAGTCTTTTAAAAGGCATACTGTGCCACGAATACTTTATTAATAGTGTACATATGACTAAATATGTGGAATAAAAAAGGAGGCTGATGGATCAACTTTTGTTCAAGACAGATATCTGAGGGGTTGCCTTGCTCTTGCAGAGTTTTAGAgaatcccagggaaaaggagggtGTGGCATGACTCTTGAGCAGGTCACATTTAATCTCACCCTTTGCTACTGGAATTGTCTAGAGATGCAGATATTTAGAGTAAACATGTTATCTTACCAGATATACCACAGACGGTCCCATTCTGTACCTGAACAGCTGAAGAGAAGAAGGTGCAGGAAATAGTTATCCACAGAACaccaaataaatgcaaaaatccCTATGGTaccctcctgcccctcccctcATGCTCCTCACTTCCTGTCCAAATTCCAGATGCCACAATGATGAAAAACTCGTTAAACTCATTGTGCTGTGTGGAGGACACAGTTGTCCGACCTCATCAATATCCCTGTCAGGTGAATTTCTCTTCTGTTAGCTTTATATCTTGATTGTTTTCCTGATATTTATCCTTGCCCAATTCCCTTTGCAAACCTTAGAGATCTGCattcatgtttgttttcttctgttttgtcaATATGTAATTTCAGTTATTCTTACAAATGACTTCACTGATAGTAATATTCACCAAAGCAGTATATTTCAAAccatttttttaaggaaagctCGATTCTAAATTCATAATCCCAGTCAATTGAAATTACACCATAAAGCTCTTAACTATTGCAGTAATGCAAATAGGCAGCAGGAGCAGTACCACACAATCAGTATGTTGACCAATAAAAATAGCAATTGATACAGTTCACATTCAAAGTAATGGTGATTTTACATGAATCTTTAAAATGACTAAATAAGATTTTCTGGGAAATGTCAACCATCAGGTCATAACACCCATGTCCAGTATTGCTTTTGTTGTTCAGTGTTTTCTCTAAAGAAGAGCAAGATTGACAAATACTTAACAGTTCAGTGTTAAGGCAGCCTTCCTCACCTCTCACGTGGGGGAACTAGAAGGAGAGAAGCAGCAAAGATACAGCTAGAGTGAATTAAATATTTGTCAAATGCATCTTGCGTATCTTTATATTATGAGTGTGGATCTCCTATGGTAAGGACGTACTGTTATCTATCTTCCATTGTTTCTATCGTATATTCTGCTGTAGCTTTGAAGTTACTCCTACCAACAGCATTGTTTCATATATTAACTTCCTGTAGTCCCTAAAAAAGTCCTTAAAATCCTATTCAGTACTGTTCTTAACTTCATTGTCACCACAACCTTCCCCTTCTCCACAACAAGCCATGTCATTCTCCAGCTGTAGATCCTTCTCCATGCTCAAATATTAAGAACATTTAAATACCCTGCTTCATATTATACCCACCCTGGCTTGAAAACTGCTCTGTCCCTTCAGCACTCCTACTCTTCTCATTCCTTTTCCTTGGGTACCCTGATGTCTgagttcccatccctggaagaacACCAAATAATTCTCTGTGTGTGCCTTTTAAATGTTCAGTTCTTTCTAATATCAGGGGAATTATTATTGCTAATGGCCCTCCATCTTTTCAAGGTAACGCCATAGCCGTGCAGAGACCCCATAAAGAGGAATGTCAAAGATGACTTACCCACAAGAAACTCCCTACAACAAAGCAGATCATGTCTGAGTTATGCATCCCTGTAAGGTGGTTCTGTGGCCCCTCGGTGTTTCAAGCTGCTTGGAGTCTTCTTGTCCTTTCTACTTTCAGTTCATCCTCACCAGTCCAGTGGCTaggagaaggagcagcttcTGTGCTGTGTGTTGAATACAATCTCTTCTTCCTACTCTACCTCTTTCTGCCCTTCAGGTTTttgctttccctcttttcctttttgtcaCTGGcaattcctggttttttttctgcctgtctCTTTTTGTTATTCTACTTGCCCAGTTCTCTTCCTCTTTTGAAGAGATTTCTAAAACCTTCCAGTCAGATCAGGAGAAAAGCAGTGGCTACAGGTTCTCATTTTAGATGTTTAACTAGTTCAGTGAAGGGCATCATGAGATCTCTGCAGGCCTGACCCTTCCCTTCTATGAGCAGAAAGGGTCTCTGAGTTTGTTCATTCCCAATTATTTCTCTCCCCGCCCCTACCCTGAGGGGAGTGGGTTGAAGGTCATGTTACTGACCTGTTTAAATGGAGTTCAGATTCCTCTCCATCCTCCAGTACCTTTTCTGCTCCTTCACTCACATTGTTCTACCTCTGACCATCCAGTCTACTGACTTGGAAGTGAAAGAATTTGCCATATAATAACTATATTCACCATTTTGTATATATGCAgttatatgtgtgtatgtggacatatatgtgtatatatatgcaacatatatgtatgcatatgcatatatatttttttttcatatgcagCAACTCTTGTACCTCTCATTTTAAGGCTCTGCCACCATCCCTCTTACCTGTCCATGTCCTGCTATGTCACTCCTGCAGCTGAGAGTTTGTTCACTCACAGGTCCCACTCCCAAACTTCCTGCATGGCCAGCCAAGCCCCGCTCAATCCCTTGCAGCAGAGGGATTACATGTTGATTCTCCTGTCCTGGATACTATTAGTCCTACAGCTGGTTATATTCACAGGCTTCATTCAACAACCCATTAATTTTCTCTGTCTTGTAAAATAGCTTAAAATTTCTGTTAGTGCTCATGGCTATGCACAGTGTTATTGCAGTCATGTAATTGGGTTCTCCTAATCTTTCTCTTTTGAATAGCTGGGACAGGAAAAAATGCTCCGCAGTAATGTGTAACTATTTGTGTTTGGGAACCACCTGGGACTGGTGCATAAATGTTTGCtgaaggcaggagagcagctaGTGAGACTTGTTGCCCCTTGTTGCAATCACAGCCCTTTCACATTAAACTGGTGAATCATTAGCCCTGGTGGTGCATTTTAGAGTTGCAGAGCAGAACCAATGGATTCATGAACATAATGTTTTCTCTCAAGGCAGGCTAAAACCCATTTGCCATTCTCTAATTATAAAAGCAGTGGTGCAGTATAAACATGCCTTAGCAGTAGtttatccatccatccatccatccatccatccatccatccatccatccatccatccacccatgtCTACTGGAAGGAGGTTTCTGATGTACaaataacaaagaaagaaagaaacatgaCCTACTGATGTTGTATTTATATAGGAATTGATCAACAATCTTTTGGTCTCCTTCTCCTAAATTCTTTGGTGTATTAGAGAAGTCTTAGAAGAAAAGACCCAGCAGAACtgtaaaatagtttttcttGTATGCATGGCTTTTGAAACCGGTGGGATTCAATGTGGAAAAGAAGTATAAATAACCAATGCTTCCAGGGCTTTTTATTATCACCGTGATAATTCAATAAATCATCACTTGATTTTAGCTGAAATTCAGTCATAT
This portion of the Anomalospiza imberbis isolate Cuckoo-Finch-1a 21T00152 chromosome 5, ASM3175350v1, whole genome shotgun sequence genome encodes:
- the TMEM52B gene encoding transmembrane protein 52B — its product is MHNSDMICFVVGSFLWFPHVRGEEGCLNTELCSGTEWDRLWYIWLVLVIGGLLLLCGLVSVCLRCCFQCHQTGDEAGPQPYEVTVIAFDHDSTLQSTITSLHSVFGPAARRILAVAHSHNAAQGTPPLSASDTPPVYEEALHMSRFTVAKAGQKVPDLDPVPEEKLQVPAEGKDTQPALPGH